The genomic region AGTAGACAGCATCCTCATCGCTCTGTATGGTTCCTCTGCCCCCGGCAAAAAGCAGACCCAGCCTGTTCTGTGCAGGAGGATAGCCCTGTTCCGCCGCCTTCTCAAAATATTCGAACGCCTTTTCGGGGTTCTTTTTGCCCACATGACCGTGGAGATGATACAGTCCGGCCTTATACTGCGCCTCGGGCATTCCCGTTGCCGCCGCCGCTTCAAACATGGCCAGCGCACCCTCCGGCCGCTTCTCCATATATACTCCCTGACGCATGTAGTTTCCCAGAGTCAGCATTGCATGGGGCGAGCCGAGTCTGGCACTGAGAAAATACAGGTGCAGAGCCGCCTTTACGTTCCTGCGGACACCCTGTCCGTTCTCATACATTGTGGCGAGGGTAAAGCATGCATTGGGATTGCCTGCATGTTTGCGGAGTATCTTTGCCGCCTTCAGGAAATGTCCGGAGGCGTAAAGCTCACCCGCATATTCCATTGTGGGTTTAAAGAAATTTCTGATTCTTCGAAACAGTCTCATTGTATCCGCATACCTCATATGCGCCCTTAGGGGGCTTTGCGGTGCATCTGTCTCTGAACGCATGATCTATGAACCTGAAAGGCAGGTGCGCATCCCGTCCATCGGGTATGCCCAGCCGCACAGTCTGAATTATCTTTTCAGGCCTGTAGCCCTCGTCGATCACACGAAGATCAGTATCAGCCATCTGCTTTGCGTCATAGTCAGGAACATCCATCCCCAGACTGCGGCAGACCAGCGTCTGTCCTGATGCCAGCCTTTCGGGTTTTCTGAAACGACCGTCAGGCATGGGGTTCAGCTTCAGCATCCGCTGAAGAGCCTTTTCGTCGGCACAGTCGGCGGAAGCGGACTTTATCAGCACTGCGTTCCCCTCTCCCTCTGCGGAGAAGTTAAGCGAGGGCTTCCCTCTGGCGTAGTACATGTATATCGTGCCGCCGTCCATGAAAAGTGCTTTGCGTTTTTCGGTGTATCCCAGTGAGGCATGACTGCCCTTGTCGGTGAGAAAATAGCATTCGGTCTCGATTATCCTCAGTTTCAGCCCGTCTCTGACCAGAAATTTCCCCAGAAGCTCAATGGCCACCAGCATTGCGTTGCGGTGAAAGAACTCCGGCGGAAGCATCATCTCAGGTTGCTCCGCACAGGTTCGCCGTTCATAGGCATCGGCTGAGCCTGCATTGGCTGTGTCTGTGGTCTGCCTGCCTGCTGAGGCATCGGCTGTGTGCCGTCCGGAGGCAGAGGAGCGTTGGCCGGGGGAAGAGGGACTATGGGATTTCCGGCAGGGTCGACACCCTCCGGCATCGGCTCGCCCACCACACCCTGATTCATATTGTCGCCCGCAAGTATCGCTGCCACCTCTTCGTGGCCGAAACGAAATGCATAGTCCTGTGCCGTCTGGCCGGAATTGTCTCTGGCGGTTTTGTCCGCACCAAGACTGAGCAGAGAGAGAACTATCTTTGAATAACCGTTGGCGGAGGCTTCCATGAGAGCCGTGCGCCCCAGTCTGTCTTTTGCGTTCACATTGGCCTTATTGCGCATCAGCAGGTCGGCCAGATCGTCGTGGCCGTACTTAGCCGCTATGATAAGCGGTGTCTGGCCTTCGTTATTGGGTTTGTTAGGGTTAGCACCCCTTTCCAGCAGTATCTCGGCAAGTTTGATCCTCTGCTGTCTTGCGGCATGTGCTGTGGGGGTCATTCCGTCGCTGTCGGCTATATTCGGGTTCGCTCCGCCCACCAGAAGGGTCTTCACCGCCGAATCCCTGCCCATGTAAACGGCGAGGTTAAGAGCTGTGAAACCCAGGCTGTCCTGCCTGTTCAGATCCTCTCCGCTGGTTATGAGCTTTCTGAGCTTCGATTCGTCAGCTTTCAGAACCGCATCCATAACCTGCGTCCGGCTCTCGGCCAGCCCCAGCGGCATAGGTTCGGAGTTCATGACATCAGGTGTCGGAGGCAGAATGTCCCCTGTATCCTGTACAGGCTCAGATTCGGCATCGGCCTCACCCTTCTTTTTTTCGGGGTTCCAGTCGGGATATATTGCTTTGATTATTTTATTTGTAACCAGAGGGCGTTCCAGCGTTGAATCGACTATCAGAAGAACTATCAAAACAGCAAGCAGAACTGCTGAGACGCTCAGAATTTTATTGTTCATTGATGCTCCATGATTGTGATTATAATGATTAGACATTGATGAGGCAATAAAAATCAAAGTTATTCGGAGGGATTCTTCACCCTGCGGGTTCAGAATGACGGGAAAAAACCCTACAATGATGAAACCTTTCGGAGTGAAGCAAAGTTATATTGTCACTCTGAACGCAGTGAAGGGATGAGATTCTTCGCTTCGCTCAGAATGACAGGCACTTAAAAGTTGAGCTCGCCGGATGTATAAACAAAAAGAAGCCCTGCCGAAGCAGGGCTCTTATCAGAATTCTTTTGTGACGTACAGAACGCCTTTTGCGATATCCGAACATTCAGCCGAGGTCAGCTTTTCAGCCGCCACCGGGAAGTGGTATTCCCTGTGGTTCTCGGTTGCGGGGAGATAGGATTTTGCGGTTCTGATGTCAGTATGATATCTGGGGTTAACGGGGATAACACATTCCTTCTCTGCGGGTTTCGCATAGGTGTATTCCGTCTTGTCCCACTTGTTTGTCTTAACTTTGGCTATATGGCCGTCAACCTCGCCCATTTCCATGTCCTGTGCGCCAAAGATGGGAGCCACGTCACATCTGAAAGTGTCGTATGCACAAGAGCATACCTCAGCCCCGATTATGTCGCCCAGCCAGGCCGCTGTCTGAACGTGGGTCTTCTGTGAGCCTTTCGCCGCAACTATGCGGTTAACGCCGACGAGTCTTCCGTCCAGAGTTGTGAACGTGCCCACTGTCTCAAGGCTGTCTTTGACACCCAGAACAACGGGAGCATCCTTTTTGAACAGGTCAACTGCGATGTAAGTGCCGGCCTTGCTGAACGAAGCCTCAAGCTCCTGTGCGGCAGGGCAGTTTTTAACACCGTTGAAACCTGCGTTTATGAGCAGTTTTATCTTTCCTGAGTCAAGGTCGCCTTTAAGCTGTTTTGTGGTGTAGCCGCCCATGAAGCCGCCTACTATCGCACCCATGTAGTTCACCTGATCGTTAAGAACTATCACGGATTTCAGCTTGTCCTGACCGATGAAGTCGCAGAACGCCAGCACAGCCTCTGCGGGTGTGCCGGACATCATATATTCGCTGCCGATCACAACTGTAACCTTTTCAGCCTTTGCAAGGTGAGCGGGGATATACACGTTGGGATCGTTCTCAACCTCAATAACTTTGGGGTTTGAAGAGGGCTTGGGTGCGGGTGCATCCTGTTTAACCTTCTCCAGAGCGGTTGCGAAGTCGCCGTATTCCGCCATGAAAGATTTTGCCACAAACGTGTCGTATTCGTACTTTCTGACGCCCACAGTGTAGAGCTTCGCACCGTTTTTAACCACGGCGTTCATTACCTTGTGCTTCACGCCAACGCAGTCTCTGCGGAAGTCCGCACCGATAACGAATACCATATCGCTTGATGCCACGTCGTCCAGCGTGCCTATGTTCTCCATAGTGCCGAATTTGGCGGCATATTTTCTGTAGAAATCGCCGTAGTAAAGGTCTGTTTCAGCCACAAAATTTGTTGAACCCACGGATGTCATGAGTTTTTTGTATGCGGCGTAGGCCTCGTTTGTGAGTGATGAGGAGGCGATAAGCGCAACCTCAGAACCTTTAAGGCCTGCTATTTTGCCTTTCAGAAGAGCTGTGACCTCGTCCCAGTTAGTCTCCTTTCCGTTCACAAGGGGGTTAAGCGCTCTTGATTCGTGGTCAAGGTATTTGTAGGCGAATCTGTCGTTGGATGATATCTGGCCGCTGCCCACGTTGATCGCACGCATTATTCTGCCTTCCAGTGTGCCGTATTCCACCTG from Seleniivibrio woodruffii harbors:
- a CDS encoding ankyrin repeat domain-containing protein; this encodes MNNKILSVSAVLLAVLIVLLIVDSTLERPLVTNKIIKAIYPDWNPEKKKGEADAESEPVQDTGDILPPTPDVMNSEPMPLGLAESRTQVMDAVLKADESKLRKLITSGEDLNRQDSLGFTALNLAVYMGRDSAVKTLLVGGANPNIADSDGMTPTAHAARQQRIKLAEILLERGANPNKPNNEGQTPLIIAAKYGHDDLADLLMRNKANVNAKDRLGRTALMEASANGYSKIVLSLLSLGADKTARDNSGQTAQDYAFRFGHEEVAAILAGDNMNQGVVGEPMPEGVDPAGNPIVPLPPANAPLPPDGTQPMPQQAGRPQTQPMQAQPMPMNGEPVRSNLR
- a CDS encoding 2Fe-2S iron-sulfur cluster-binding protein; translated protein: MAEIIINNKPYSFSEGESILDVANRNGIKIPTLCWLKDITPTGACRLCLVEVEGLDRLQAACVTYAMDGMKIDTENERVWKNRKQMLDFILIKHPLDCPVCDKAGECELQNTAYDFGMMDEIVSSDKPKDPIVKWNKIVYNQNLCVLCEKCIKTCHEMTGCSALKMEDRGFFNHVTPSRGDTLKCDFCGSCIDRCPVGALLDSQFHHSARVWDLENTVTSSVFSPCGEQVEYGTLEGRIMRAINVGSGQISSNDRFAYKYLDHESRALNPLVNGKETNWDEVTALLKGKIAGLKGSEVALIASSSLTNEAYAAYKKLMTSVGSTNFVAETDLYYGDFYRKYAAKFGTMENIGTLDDVASSDMVFVIGADFRRDCVGVKHKVMNAVVKNGAKLYTVGVRKYEYDTFVAKSFMAEYGDFATALEKVKQDAPAPKPSSNPKVIEVENDPNVYIPAHLAKAEKVTVVIGSEYMMSGTPAEAVLAFCDFIGQDKLKSVIVLNDQVNYMGAIVGGFMGGYTTKQLKGDLDSGKIKLLINAGFNGVKNCPAAQELEASFSKAGTYIAVDLFKKDAPVVLGVKDSLETVGTFTTLDGRLVGVNRIVAAKGSQKTHVQTAAWLGDIIGAEVCSCAYDTFRCDVAPIFGAQDMEMGEVDGHIAKVKTNKWDKTEYTYAKPAEKECVIPVNPRYHTDIRTAKSYLPATENHREYHFPVAAEKLTSAECSDIAKGVLYVTKEF
- a CDS encoding tetratricopeptide repeat protein; amino-acid sequence: MRLFRRIRNFFKPTMEYAGELYASGHFLKAAKILRKHAGNPNACFTLATMYENGQGVRRNVKAALHLYFLSARLGSPHAMLTLGNYMRQGVYMEKRPEGALAMFEAAAATGMPEAQYKAGLYHLHGHVGKKNPEKAFEYFEKAAEQGYPPAQNRLGLLFAGGRGTIQSDEDAVYWYTKAAEQGHGEAMYNLGCMLSGGRGTKRDNKAALKWFREAAKKYG
- a CDS encoding DNA-3-methyladenine glycosylase, whose translation is MLPPEFFHRNAMLVAIELLGKFLVRDGLKLRIIETECYFLTDKGSHASLGYTEKRKALFMDGGTIYMYYARGKPSLNFSAEGEGNAVLIKSASADCADEKALQRMLKLNPMPDGRFRKPERLASGQTLVCRSLGMDVPDYDAKQMADTDLRVIDEGYRPEKIIQTVRLGIPDGRDAHLPFRFIDHAFRDRCTAKPPKGAYEVCGYNETVSKNQKFL